Below is a window of Lodderomyces elongisporus chromosome 3, complete sequence DNA.
CTGCTTATGAACAGGATAAACAACGCGATGAAAAAGAGTGGaataaaacaacaatagcaagATTCCacgaatgaaaaaaaaaaaaaattaatgcATATAATGCATTTTGATGGAATGAAATTGTCGATCGTCTACAGGAGTGTATCCAGTTGAATGCTTCAGTGCTTTCTCGGTGTCtcaaaaaatgaattatAAGAAAACTACTTCTTTTTAGTATTGAAAATACTTTATTGGTAAGGAAGTCTGGAACATCGGCATGTttaaaaagataaaaaagaatccttcatcttccgaaagaataaaactggagaaaaagaaaaaaagaaaaaaacaaaagaaatcgACCAGGAAGTTGCGATTACCAAATAGCAAAAAACGCACCACGATAAGTGCTCAGTTGAGCTTTGGATAATTTGCtgtttgtatattttattgccgttttttgcaacaattgttgaaaaggAATTGCATCGGCAAAGAATTTTGTGCAATTTGTACATTTCctaaagaatttgaaagtttgcactttatctttttcaatgtttGATCCAGGTTCGATACATAATCAATTCAATGTCTGTACAATTTtcatttggaaaaaaagaaacgtTTGCGTcatgttcttcttttctaatGCTTTTTAGCATATTTAGGCAGCTTAAAAAAATGGTTACCCTCACAGTTTATTGCTAGCTTAAGCTCTGTCTCAACTTACAGTTTTCAACTGGTCAAATAATAGAAGACtcatttcttgtttcttgaatAATCTAAAATGTTTTAAAATGTTTTAAAATGTTTTGGaagtttttaaaaatgaaatgttgaatttgcaaagcacttcttttatttccgCATTCATTTCAAGTTTCAGTTATGATGCTAAACCTTTCATATTCttccactttttttttgcaatggATGTCTTCATTTATTATTTCAGAAATGTTCatgaacaacaaaaactagTGCAGAAGGCATCGTGATGTGTTTCTTTATGGAGTGTTGGTTGTTTCGTGGACCTGTAAACTTGAAGAATTGCAAAATGTGCGGGTTCATTACTGCGGAGAATATTgcagctttttttttattataatttcttttttccattcAAAGTTAACTCCGCTCTTTGCGCTATGCTGGTTGAATCTCAACTTagttattttgtttgtaaGTATTGGCTAATCAATACCCGCCCtgtctccctctctcttattccttctctctttcattCTCTCCTGTCTGTAACAAATGCAATTgtgaatttctttttttctttcatagGTAAACTCAataaaattcaacaaagtTGGAAACAAATATTCCATGAAATAGTGTGTACATTGGAGAATAGCGACAAAATGGAAGCAATTACGATAAGCTAGTTAAATTTGCCATGAAATGTAttgttctttatctttaGCCCCTTTCAAGTAATTATCTAAACTTGCTACTCTCGCTTATACTTGCCTCAAAACAAGTGCCTTCCAATAAAATGATTGGATCCTCggttgttttttgttgaagtGTCGCTGGCTATTGATTTGTGAACTTGATGGATGCCAAAGCCGATGCACGAGTGAAACAAagctgcaacaacaaaaatagaTATCATAAAAAGAACAGGGTGTGGTATAATGCCGTTTTATGTGGTTTTGTGGCTTATGGAGTTGAATGTTTCTTAAccatatttttatttctctattttttttttggttcaaattaaaaaaaaacaatctcCAAAAATACCGGTATTTAAAtgtgtttccttttttgcaACTAAACAAACGTGTTACTCGTCCTCGTGCAACAAGTGCCCAGCTAAAGTTATTGATTGAATGcatttactttattttaaaATAGGTTTTTGAATTTATCCATCAATTGTTTCCAAAGTGCAATTGCTGCATTTTTAAAAGGTTGTTtgtttggtgttgttgtatttttctttttccttcttccaAAGGTGATGTATTTTAGGTAGATTTCAAATAATCTAAATGTTCTTTCCCGTGATCGATACTCAAAGTTCATAAACCATTTTCCATCAATGTTACTTCATTGTTATGTTAGTCTTTGAAAACTAGATTGATGAAATTTGCTGAAAAATCTTTTATTTAACAtgaaagataaaagaaTGCACCAAAAGTATCACTTCTTtcttgtaaaaaaaaataaaaccacAAAGGAAACAAACAGAATGAACAAAttttaacaaaaaactGAGGAAGCAGTATATTGGAATTGATTTGTTAGGTTTAAACTAACATATTCGATATTTTCAGTGCTTCTTTGTTCGTGTTTGGACCGCATTGCTTCTGAGCAAAAtgctttaatttttaacatattatttttatcattattttaattgtttctttgtagTAGATCTACAATGAATGGTCAACATAGTGTCATGAATagctgttttcttttttcatcctTGAACTTCAATATTTGCATGCTTACAGCTTTCACCTTTGTCAATTCGTTATCAACAAGTTGTCTAAATTGAACCGgaccaaaataaaaaatggaaaagtttTTTAACTTGCAAACTAATAATCGCttagttgtttttttttaaaaaaaatccaTCAAAGTTTAGCCAAATTCTAAActaaaattataaaaaactgttgttgctcataacggtttctttttttaaggGGATTTGCATTTCCATGTCGGTGGACCATTTAGATGTATTTTTGATCTCGATTTCTTGAGGGGTAGAACCTCTAGAAACAATtgtactctttttttttggcagcGTTTACCATCattcttccttccttcctaaCACTTGGATTCAAAGTTCAGTCGTGAAAGTGTTTtgccaaaaagaaaaagaaattaaaataatcTTTTCTTGTATAAAATGGgtagataaaaaaaaaagaatagaatagaATAGAAGATTTGTATTAGATGTATGGCGATGGATGTGTATTGGTTGTTCTTGATATATTGTGTTGCAAATGTTTGATAGAGTTGCTTTTTCGCGAacaaaatttatttatttatttatttttccgTTTGTCATATTATTATTGccagttcttttttttttgtagtcAATTCTCGTTTTGACGAAGTAGAGTATGAATATTTGAGAGAATATAATATATGTGTGATTAgcataaaaatgaaataaggATTCAATTGCTGTCGCTTTTAATAGTCACAGCACACCACAAGAATGAATCAAATTAAGGTCGATTTACCTGAAACCACTCCCTCTCTGccccacttttttttttgaaaaatattatCTATatgaaccaaaagaaaagaatgaatgattgaaaaaaagaaaaacaaaggaaatgaaggaaacaaagaaacaaagaaaaattatattATATAGCTATATTACGTGTTTAACTAAAATACTGTAAGGAATGACTACATGTCCAGCACATTTAAGTTCTTCAAAGATCCCGAATTCTCAACTCAACCTCatcttttttaaattaGGCTGATGCGGTTGCAATTgctgatgataatgatgatgatgttgttgtggttgttgtggttgttgtgattgttgatgtaacagcagcagcagcagtggATCGTAGAGGTTGTCTACAGGAGGCAAAGTCTTTAAACTCATATTGAGGTCAAAGATACTTGGTAAATTGGTTCTCGATGGCTCCTGGCTATTCTGAGCTGGGCGGCTTATGCCCTTTGTAGGATCTGGTAATGATGTCCATGAGAATGTTCTTCTTATGGTGTCTTTAATGAGTGGATGGTTAAGTGGTGATGGGCGACGTGAAATAGGTAGCGAATTGGGCCTCAGTAATGATGGCCGATGTGCTTGATTTATTTGATgtgtttgatttgtttgGTGTGAGTGGTATTGGCTGTTGGATTTGCTAGACTGTGAGCATTTCAGCAtaatttgttgtttgtattcttcaactttttgaCTTATTTGTTCAGGCGAATTTTTCAACTCGTCAATTGTGGTCAACATCAGCACAAACTCATCAGCCTGCTGATGAAGTTGATAATGGTTGTATTCGATGTGTTTGTGTAAGCTTTGGTGGCCCGCCAATTGTTCTTGTGTTGCAGGCGAAGTTGACGTTAACAGCGAGATCGAGGTATTTCTACTAGTGTCGCAACTGTTGATTGATTTGGGAGAAAGCATATCagattttgtttgttgaatACCAACTTTCAGATGGGGAGCATTCAGTGGTGCAGTAATTGGATGATGTACAACGGGAATATTGGTATGATATTGAGAATAATACATCGAGGATGCTGGAGGTGTCTGGACTTGTCCTGATGAGCTGTATGTAATTGTGGGAGTGTTTAGGGTTGGTTTAAAGTCAAAGTACGAGCCTCTAGACTGTCTAGTTTGCATGTTAGTTTGAACTTGTGTGTCATTGAATCCTGGTGTTGCATTGGTTAATGTTGTGATTCCAGTACTACAGCTCGAGTACTGGTCGCCAATTGGAATCGTTTTCAAGTTGATCACCTCTTTTTGCGAGTTGAGGTACTTTGTACTTCTTCTCTTTACTGAGCTCAACAATTCGTAGCCGCCCTTTTTGAACTGTCCTTGTGAGTGACGAAATACCCACaatttgttgttctttgcAGTTTTGGTATCAACTTTCTTGCCTGGCAGTACTGTTGCTGAAGTTGCTGAAGTTGCGTCACTAATCTTGTGGAAACCATACATGTTCAATTGTCTGATGAATGATTGCTCATTACTGTGTTTGAAATACTTTGCCAACACGGAAGTGAGCTCATCCGAAGCATGGATGTGGAATGTTTCTCCATCTTCATCCCACCATATGACATGCGAGATTGAAGGGTCATACAACATGTTGTAAAGTCTGTGGATAAATGTTTCCTGGTTTTTATTAGCAGCTacagctgctgctgctgatgctgatgctgatgctgctgcagaagaagaagaagaagaatctGATCTGGCCATCTCGACTGATGTCAAGTTGTCATTACCGGTTGAACCTAACCTCGATTGATGATAAGCTTGTGTTTGAGGCTGCAGGTTTTGCATGTACTTTGGTTCAGTTGAGTTTGTGGCAACTTCAGATAATGTAGATAATGAGTTTGGAGAGCCCATTGCCTGGGATTGATATGTTGTTATAGTCAATGGTGACTTTAATGGGGGCAGCAGTTGCATGGTGGTTATCGGTTGCAAATGGAACGAATTAGTTTCGAATGCAATGTGCTTCTGTGTATGCGTAACTGAATG
It encodes the following:
- the SFL1_2 gene encoding Flocculation suppression protein is translated as MGSPNSLSTLSEVATNSTEPKYMQNSQPQTQAYHQSRLGSTGNDNLTSVEMARSDSSSSSSAAASASASAAAAVAANKNQETFIHRLYNMLYDPSISHVIWWDEDGETFHIHASDELTSVLAKYFKHSNEQSFIRQLNMYGFHKISDATSATSATVSPGKKVDTKTAKNNKLWVFRHSQGQFKKGGYELLSSVKRRSTKYLNSQKEVINLKTIPIGDQYSSCSTGITTLTNATPGFNDTQVQTNMQTRQSRGSYFDFKPTLNTPTITYSSSGQVQTPPASSMYYSQYHTNIPVVHHPITAPSNAPHSKVGIQQTKSDMLSPKSINSCDTSRNTSISSLTSTSPATQEQLAGHQSLHKHIEYNHYQLHQQADEFVSMLTTIDELKNSPEQISQKVEEYKQQIMSKCSQSSKSNSQYHSHQTNQTHQINQAHRPSLSRPNSLPISRRPSPLNHPLIKDTIRRTFSWTSLPDPTKGISRPAQNSQEPSRTNLPSIFDLNMSLKTLPPVDNLYDPSSSSSLHQQSQQPQQPQQHHHHYHQQLQPHQPNLKKMRLS